atgggaaatggcatgaactcctgagctaattgggagcatgagggtaggggatagggagctgccacaatgagagcaggagaagaggagtggaggaaaggaaatggagaagcagtaatattgagttgggggaagaatagaggagagagagcaggatgagagataccatattagagggagccactataggtccgaggagagatctggcactagggagatttccagagacctacaaggatgacacgatctgacaatccaggcaatggtggagataacctaaatgcccttcccctaaaatgagattgatgactactttttatgccatcctagagccctcatccagaggctgatggaagcagagacagacatacacagatatacactgaactgagctctggaacttagttgaagagagggaggaatgaagattgaaggggttggtaccaggtttgagaaacccacagaaacagttggcctgaacaagggggagcacatcgacccctgactgctgtctgggaagccagcacaggactgatccagacccctgaacatggatgtcaatgaggaggcctctgcacttcagggggtctctggtagtggattagtatttttccctggtgtaagaagggactttgagagcccatcccatgtgaagggatataCTCTTgccctagacacatgggaagggcccaggcccaggccaggaagatttggtagactttggggagccctgttgagggccctacactgcctggggagtggagggtggatggggtggagggtaggttgggggttggggaggggggatgaagtgaggggagggagagggagagggagagggagagggagagggagaagggattgacatgtgaaacaagcttgttcctaacttgaactaataaaaataataaaaaacgagtggggtgttgaagtctcccactacaaataagtgtgtgcagtttcatgtgtgatttgagttttagaaatgtttcttttacaaacatggatgcctttgcatttggggcataaatgttcagaattgagactttatcctgatggatttctcctgagatgagtaggaagtgacctccttcatctcttttgattgattttagtttaaagtccaatttgttggatattaggattgctacctccgcttgtttcttgggtccatttattggaaaatcttttcccaacctttaattcttaggtaccgtctgtctttgaaattgaggtgtgtttcttgtattcagcagaaagatggattctgtcttcttatccattctgctaatctgtgtcttttataggcgagttaagaccatttataTGAGGGATATTAAcgatcattgattgttcattcttgtttgttttgatttggtgatggtggcgaaattatgtgAGGCATTCtatccatttttccttttggctgttggtaaagtgggattatctattgcctatatttttctggttaacttccttgggttgcagttttccttccagaactttctgtagggctgtattggtggatatgtattgtttgaatctcgttttgtcatggaatatcttgttttctccatctatattgattgaaagctttgctgggtatagtagtctggtctggcatccgtggtttcttagtgtaggtagaatatatatccaggaccttctggctttcagagtttccatggaaaagtcaggtataattctgataggtttgcctttatatgttacttgacctttttcctttgctgctcttaatattttctctttattctgtatgtttggtgctttgattattatgtgatgaggagaccttttgtttttttttttttgttcagtctatttggtgtactgtaggcttcttgtattttcattggcatgtctttctttaggttgggaaatttttcttccatgattttgttgaatatgttttctgcacctttgagttggctttgttcaccttcttctatacctattattcttaggtttgttcttttcacgatatcccatatttcctggatattttgtgttagggatttgttggacttaagattttctttggttgatgagtctatttctcccagtgtatcttcaactcctgagattctctcttccatctcttgtattctgttggttatgcttacatctgtagttcctgatcgtttacccagcttttctgtttccagcatttcctcagactgtgctttctttattgtctctatttcagtttttaggtcttgaactgtttccttgagagatttgttgatatcttgtattttttggtttgttttttcttccatttctttaagggattttctcatgtcctctttgaggtcctctattattttcatgaagacatttttaaggtcattctcttctgcttcatctgcattgtgatgttgaggtccttctggtgtatggttcctagtctccagtggtgtcatattgggttttctgttgttgaatgtgcttttacattgtcctcttctcatcctttcttctgatgggtttagcaggaatctcttcctctccttgtgggtaggggaccaaggttcccttctggtagatgcatacagttccaatactctgtctgtcctcttctcgtggatgaaggtggcactgttaccggggccttggcagtgtctggttGTGTTGGATCCCGTAGTCAAGTTTGGAtccggtgagcagacccctggtgtCAGGAATTCCCTGAGCTGGGCCGAAGAACTggaaccggaaacagcccctggcctacctgggccggtggatggaggtgggattgggctggtggatggaggcagaactattACCAGGGCCTGGGCAatgtccaggtgtgttggatcctgctgcggAGCTCGGAtccggtgagcagacccctggtgtcagatgtttcCCAGCAGAGCCGCAGAAGCAGAACCCGAGACTGAGTTCTTGCTAACTATCCAGTAATACAAAGTCACTTGCTTTATTGATTGATTAGCTTGGCATTTATACATGTAACTCTGAATGTAGTTACACTGTGAATTAATTTGTGTTtgatctcaaaatattttctcaaacatTGACTTCAGTGACATGAAGGAACCTATCAAGATTTCTAGattctatttgtttattgttgGTGCTGAAGATTGAACCGAGATCCTCACAAATGATCTACTTCACCATCCTTTGGTGTCAGtcttaatatttttcaaatacacAGTAGGTTTACCACTTAAATGTTGAAAGCTTGACATACTATTGTGCTGCTGTATTGCAATGTTGTCTTTTCTGATCACATCTGCTTCCTGATGTTATGGTATCCCTGTAAAACATGGACTGGTGTTATACCAACATATTTTTGGAGTCAGGAATTTTGAGTCTCCCCATGACATTGTTCACACAAAGAGTAAAATTGACAAGTGAAGACAAGCTTGAAGTTATTTGTCATGCATTTAGAATGCATGTACTTGAGTCTTTGGCCTCCAGTTACTTTGGCTTGATCTCTAGTTTTTCCAGAAGAAAGTAAGACACGTAACAGAAATAactgattttatttctatttttttttaaaaattaattatttgacAGTTCTGTAACATTGCTCCAGACCCCAGTACAACAGATTCCATGATCATTTAGGTTGTAAAACTCAGCATGCAGACAGTATCACctgccaaaaagaaaacaaagccctaATCCATCGAAGTCCATAGTTTCTAGGGAAGTCTCTAAGTGTGctaaccttgctttttagcttctgtagttccacttctggctaactgttcttgttaactgaagtatgccAGACCaaaacatggttttttttttgagcttaaaagctcaccctgagaaaggcttgggGGCTACACTTCGATCCTGAACATCCAGTGTAGTTGGcggctggctaataaagactttctattggcttaaactgGTATCTAAGCAGTCTTCTCTGGCAAATACCGCACAACAAATTCCACTCACATATTTgttgtattttgatcacattcatctTTATTACTCTTTCTTATCCTCCCACTATCTCTGAACTGATTCTTTTACTGTCCTATTTTCTGAGCTTAATCAGGGGCTGCTTGCATGGAGATGAATGGGACTATTCATTTGAGAATGGGCAGCTCGCCAATggctacatcactgaagaaaatgattcttTCTCCCAGCAGCCATGAACTGCCAATAGCTATCCAGATAAAGGTTGAGCCTCATGACCCTTTCTCCCATTCATGATGGAGTTTTGTTGTGCTTGATCTtctgcaggcacccacagctgagccTGTGGGTTCAACGGTTCTGTCACATCCAgaaacagcatttcacagcactctttcccattctctagCTCTTATGTTTTTCCAGTTCCTCTCCCATGTTCTCAAAGCCTTgcatggggtggtggtggtgatatagATGTCCTGTTTAGAATTGAACTCTCAACAGTTAATTATTCTGAGTGCTTTGACCAATTATGAATCTTTGTATTAACTGCTGCAAGTAGCAGTTTGTTTGACCAAGGGTGAGAGCAGCCCTAATCTATAGGTATAAACATAGATATTGAGCAGTCAGTTTGATGACATtcccatttagcaaaataacagtagtaGATTAGTAGATCCAGGGTCTGTGATTTTCCCAGCTTTaggctaggtttacagtaccagctATTAGTtccttcctgtggagcaggcctcaaatccagtcAGAAATTAATCCCATAGGAGCCATGCCACCATTGCACCAGTTGGCATgatgactttattttattaatttaaatacttatgtgagttttaaattttgtgtgtgcatgtgtgcctgggcATGGGTAGAGtgtgagaccagaagaggatgtcatatTCCCccggagcttgagttacaggtgatGTGAGCCACCCAAGatgggtgctggcaaccaaactcactttctttgcaagagcagcaagcgctcttaaccactgagccatctctccagcccaatgtcttaatttttaagGACAGATTTTAGGACACTTTGCcatcaatgttttttttaaaaactttttattgattctttgtgaatttcacatcatgtgcCCTAATTCCACTCATCTCTTTGTCCCTCTGTATCTGCCCTTCACCCTCAAAAACTccccacacaaagaaaacaaaacaaagcgaagaaaaacaacaacaacaacaacaacaacaacaacaacaacaacaaaatcttgcTGTGGAAGCTTTGCTGTGTCACATGGTACACCCTTTTGCCCAAACaactttatttgcaaatgttcattgcaatgagttcaTGGCCTCTGGCTTCTCTTACACTGTCAACACTGGCTCCTCACTGGAACTTCTCTTGGATATACTGTTGTTaccctgtgtcatggagacccTGCAGCTTTAGTTCTGCAGGGCTGGCCCtctcacatgctccagcagttcctAGATAGGGTAGGTATTGGgttgggccaactcaaagcccttgatctgggcctggatggtagcTGTATTGATCAGCCTGCCTGCTCTCCTGCTCCTGTGCCATCAGGAACAGCTCTCCTGCTTGCCCagatgaggggcaggaccagttctccaACAGCCAGCAGTAtttttatttgggaaaaaaatgaatttggcTCCTAGTGATTAGGAATGAGGAACAAGTACAAACAGAAAGAATATCATGGGATTCATAATCTATTTACTCCAGTAAAAAGATGACTTCTTGAGTGTCATATGACAGATTGTCACAAGGTCTATAATAACTATGGTAACTgggtgtggttgtttgaatgaaaatggctcacAAAGGctcattaggaggtgtggctttgttggaggaagtgtgtcattgggggtgggctttgaggttttggaAGCTCAAGTCAGGCCCGGTGTCACTCTATTCCTGTTGCTTTCATATACTCaagtagaactctcagccacttctccagtaccatatcTACCTGAATgcctccatgcttcctgccatgatgacaacagactacacctctgaactgtaaaccagcccccattaagagttttcctttataagagttgtcatggtaatggtgtctcttcataacaataaaaaCTCAATTATGACACTGAGCATGATTGTAGTAGTCTTTCTTTAGGCTGCCAACGGCTCCAAAATCATGACTTATTAtcagttatgaatgctcagcctttgCTTAAGCTCATTTCTccctagctcttataacttaaattaacctgttaaattaacttaaattctcttcatctacattttgccttggggctttttaactttctttcattttgtgtgtcctactctgtgtctgtctgtctggtggctgtctgtctgtctgtccccaggcatctccctctctttctcccttgttctctcctctcttttcctctgaacctagattcctccttcttcttattctctctgcccattagccctgcctatccctctgaTGTCTAGCTATTGGCACCAATCAGGCAAAACGAAATAGCTACACAcctttacaaaattaaataaatgcagcataaacaaatgtaacacacccttacatagttaaagtaatattccacaacacatggTGGTGGCTTATGCTTGTAATCATAGCACTGGAGAGACTAAAGCTGGTGGATTGCTGTTTGTAGTTTCAAACTTTCTGtttccaaggctggccttgaactcctaatcctcatGCTTGGTCTCTTGAGTGCTATGATCATAGGCCTGCACAATCATGCTTggacaaaatttaaatttaattgtgATATAAATGAGGAGTAAAAGGAGAAGTGAGTAGTTAGAATCAGTTTGGTTATGTAAGCTTATGGGGAGGCTGAGTAACAGGAAGGAGTTGTTAATGATTATCCTTCTtagatttttgttgctgtgataaaagactaaccaaaagcaacttggaggaggAAAGAATCTATTTGGCTTACAGCCTgtagtccatcatcaagggaagctaaggcagaaactcatggcaggaacctggaggcaaagaCCAGAAGCAGAGACTATATaggggagtgctgcttactggctagctcaGCAACCTTCCTTATACTACTCACGGCCACTTGCTCAGGGGTAgcactgcctacagtgggctaggccctcatctaccaattagcaatcaagaaaatgtctacagacatgtccacaggtcaatctgatagATACAAGTCTTCAATAAGGTTCTTTTATCTggggtgtgtcaagttgacaaccaaaattaaCTACCAAAAAATTCATGATATTCAAGTTAAACTGCTTGGGAGTATATGCGGACAAGCAAAAACCACAGAATTTGGAGAGGCCTGAGTAAAAGCAAGTTAGTGAAAACAGGAGTTTGGCTaatatccttttatttttcctttcaaggtTTCTGGCATAATGATGTACTTGCTAAGATGTAGCTATGTAAGTGTCTGCCTCAGCCTGTAACAAagtattttctcttcttaaaaggCTCCTAGAGCTGGTAAAAGTAAGGTGCTCATTTAGTTCTAAAACAATCTACAATGAAAAGATTATGATAGGAAGTTTTTTTTCCCAATTTTAATTAAACTTAGTTACGTTTAAACCATTATCATTGTTGAGCATTTGTCCCATGAGGAGCAGTAATTAAAATCGTGACAGTGACAGTGGTGTCTGTGGTCCCTGAGCCAGTGGCTACTTATCTCCATCcacattccctcctctccctgctcTTAGCCTCTTCAGAGCAGACTTCACTTCCTGGTTTCTCAGGGTGTAGATGAGGGGATTCAGTAATGGAGTAACAACAGTGTAAAATACAGCAACTGCTCCATCCAAGGGACTCTTGGAGCCTGCCCGAAGGTAGATGAAAATACAGGGGACATAGTAGACTGTGACCACAGTGAGATGGGAGCCACACGTGGAGAAGGCACGCCGCCTCCCATCAGCAGTGCGGATCTTCAGGATGGCATGAACTATGTTGGCATAGGAGAGCAGAATCAGCATGAAGCAACTGGCGGCCACCACCCCAATGTCCACAAAGGTCACAAGTTTATTGACTGTTGTGTCAGCACAGGCCAGTCTCAACACTGCAGGAATGTCACAGATGAAATAATCTATCTGGTTGGGTCCACAGTAGGGCAATCGGAAGGTCAGGGTGACTTGAATAGACCCATGGATAGAGCCAGCCGCCCAAGCTCCAGCCACTAAGATTGTGCATAACTTTCCATTCATGAGCACAGGGTAGCGAAGAGGCTGGCATATTGCCAGGTACCTGTCATAGGCCATCAAAGTGTAGAGGAAGCACTGAGTGCTGCCTAGGAAGTGGAAAAAATAGAGTTGAGCTACACAGCCACCAAATGGGATAGCCTTGCTGGCAGGagtgaaatttaaaataagtcgAGGAACGATGACAGAGGACAGCCACATGTCCAGGAATGAGAGCACACCTAGAAGAATGTACATAGGACGGGCGTGCAACTTGGGGTCAGCCCACACAGTGAGCAGAATgagcaggtttcccagctgtgtCAGGATGTAAATGAGGAAGAAGACCAGGAAGAGGAAGGTTCTTAGATTTGGAGGGTGAGCCAAGCCAAGGAGAATGAAATCTGTCACTACAGTGTCTAGcgatgtgtttctgtttcttctcatgtCTTAGTCTGTTAAGATGAACCATGAAGTTAGACAATGGGGAGAGGATGTGAgacaatgattttgttttgtgcttAGTGGCTAACAGGGGAGAAATACATGTGTGTAAAATTgctttgaaaggtttaaaagaaagaaaccctccTGAGGGTGGCAGTTTTGGTAGCTGTGTGGAACAGCCTTCCCAGTGAGAGGCACCAAGACACAGATCAA
The Cricetulus griseus strain 17A/GY chromosome 1 unlocalized genomic scaffold, alternate assembly CriGri-PICRH-1.0 chr1_1, whole genome shotgun sequence genome window above contains:
- the LOC100757237 gene encoding olfactory receptor 10G2 isoform X2, with the translated sequence MRRNRNTSLDTVVTDFILLGLAHPPNLRTFLFLVFFLIYILTQLGNLLILLTVWADPKLHARPMYILLGVLSFLDMWLSSVIVPRLILNFTPASKAIPFGGCVAQLYFFHFLGSTQCFLYTLMAYDRYLAICQPLRYPVLMNGKLCTILVAGAWAAGSIHGSIQVTLTFRLPYCGPNQIDYFICDIPAVLRLACADTTVNKLVTFVDIGVVAASCFMLILLSYANIVHAILKIRTADGRRRAFSTCGSHLTVVTVYYVPCIFIYLRAGSKSPLDGAVAVFYTVVTPLLNPLIYTLRNQEVKSALKRLRAGRGGNVDGDK